One Rickettsia canadensis str. McKiel genomic window, ATGTTCTTCACCGACAATCATCGGATCAAGTACTTGAGAATTGCTATCTAACGGGTCAACTGCTGGATAAATCCCAAGTTCAGCTATCTGACGACTAAGTACTGTTGTAGCATCTAAATGTGCGAAAGAAGTAGCAGGAGCAGGATCGGTTAAATCATCGGCTGGTACATATATAGCCTGCACAGAAGTAATGGATCCGTGCTTAGTAGAGGTGATACGCTCCTGTAGTGCTCCCATATCAGTTGCAAGAGTAGGTTGATATCCTACCGCCGACGGAACTCTACCAAGCAGTGCCGATACTTCAGAGCCTGCTTGAGTAAAACGGAAAATATTATCCACAAAGAATAAAACATCTTGTCCCTCATTCATATCTCTAAAGCTTTCTGCAATAGTAAGCCCACTTAACGCGACTCTTGCCCTTGCTCCGGGCGGCTCATCCATTTGTCCATAAACAAGAGCAACTTTTGACTTTTCAGGCTCTTCAAGATTAATAACACCTGAGTCAATCATTTCATGGTAAAGATCATTACCTTCTCTAGTTCTCTCACCAACTCCTGCAAATACCGTATATCCACCGTGAGCCTTAGCTACGTTATTGATAAGCTCCATTATTAACACGGTTTTACCAACTCCTGCACCGCCAAACAATCCTATTTTACCACCTTTAGTATAAGGAGCAAGTAGATCGACTACTTTAATACCGGTTACTAATATAGTACGCTCGCTTGATTGATTGGTAAAACTAGGTGCTGGTTTATATATAGAAGAAACATTTGAGCTTTTAATTTCTCCCTTGCCGTCAATCGACTCACCTACAACATTCATAATACGCCCTAACGTTGCAGTACCTACAGGAATGCAAATAGGACTGCCTGTATCCACTACTTCTAACCCCCTTACTAATCCTTCAGTAGAATCCATAGCAATACAACGCACTGTATCATCGCCTATATGTTGTACTACTTCCAGCACTATCCTTTGATTATCGCTATAACACTCAAGGGCATTTAAAATTGCTGGTAATTTGCTATTATTCGTAAATTTTACATCCACCACCGCTGAAATAATCTGAGTAATTTTCCCGATATTCTTTGTCATTATTTTTTCTTTTGTTCAGGTTTGTTATTCCGTGGCTTGACCACGGGGCTCCAAATAAAAAAGACTAGATCCCGTCGTCAAGCCACGGAGATGATACAGCCTTATATCTAAACAGCCTCAGAACCGGCTATAATCTCTATCAACTCCTTAGTAATAATAGCCTGTCTTGATCTATTCAGCTTTAAAACTAACTTGCTTATTAAATCATTAGCATTATTTGTTGCATTTTCCATAGCAGTCATTCTTGCCCCTTCCTCGCTTGCTCTATTTTGCAGCAGAGCATAATTTATTTGGGAATTAACATATAAACTAATCAAGTTAGAAATTAAAGTTTCTCCTTCATACTCATAATGATATTTTTTTACTGTAGAATCATCCTTAGATTTTTCTACCGGTAAAATCTGTTGTCTAGTCATAATTTGAGTCATTGCGTTTTTAAATTTGTTAAAATATATAACACAATTACTAACTTCCAAATTGTAGGCTGCCGACATAATTTTTTGTTTTACTTGTAAGATTAGTTTTTCATCATGAATTTTGGATAACTCAAAATAACTATCAATATAATTTGCATACTGCCTTTTTAGTGCCTCGTAACCTTTTTTCCCAATAATAATAAGTTTTATTTGTTTACCTTTATTTTCTAAATCTTTAATATCATTCTTAACTTGCTTAATTATGTTGTAATTAAACGTTCCGCATAAACCACGCTGTGATGTCATCACTATCAATAGATTTACTTTATTTGGTACGGTATTAAAAAATTTTTGTCCTTCTATAGATAGCTCATACATATCAATTGCTAATATAGCAGACATCATTTTACTAATAGCCTCAATATAAAAATTTGAATTTGCTATTTGACTCTTTATTTTTGTCATCTTAGAAGCTGATACTAGTTGCATTGCTTTAGTAATCTTTTGTGTAGATTTAACGCTTTTAATTCTAGTTCTTAACTGCTTTAAATTTGACATATACTTTTAGTTATTTTAAATTCTAATTCCTAGCCAAAAGCTATACTGCTGATGTCATTCACACGAAAGCTGGAATGACATAGAGTGCAAGAATAACATTATGCTAATTAACTAGCTTTAATAAAAGCCTTAACAAAATTTTCTAAAAATGTTTTTAGTTTCTGCTCAGTTTCTTCAGTTATACGTTTCTCGTTTTTTATTGATTCCAAAATATCGTTTTTATTTAACCGTATTTCT contains:
- the atpD gene encoding F0F1 ATP synthase subunit beta, which produces MTKNIGKITQIISAVVDVKFTNNSKLPAILNALECYSDNQRIVLEVVQHIGDDTVRCIAMDSTEGLVRGLEVVDTGSPICIPVGTATLGRIMNVVGESIDGKGEIKSSNVSSIYKPAPSFTNQSSERTILVTGIKVVDLLAPYTKGGKIGLFGGAGVGKTVLIMELINNVAKAHGGYTVFAGVGERTREGNDLYHEMIDSGVINLEEPEKSKVALVYGQMDEPPGARARVALSGLTIAESFRDMNEGQDVLFFVDNIFRFTQAGSEVSALLGRVPSAVGYQPTLATDMGALQERITSTKHGSITSVQAIYVPADDLTDPAPATSFAHLDATTVLSRQIAELGIYPAVDPLDSNSQVLDPMIVGEEHYSVARQVQQVLQTYKSLQDIIAILGMDELSEEDKLTVSRARKIQRFLSQPFHVAEVFTGVEGKFVDLADTIEGFKGLVEGQYDGLPEAAFYMVGTIDEAIEKARTLK
- the atpG gene encoding ATP synthase F1 subunit gamma, which translates into the protein MSNLKQLRTRIKSVKSTQKITKAMQLVSASKMTKIKSQIANSNFYIEAISKMMSAILAIDMYELSIEGQKFFNTVPNKVNLLIVMTSQRGLCGTFNYNIIKQVKNDIKDLENKGKQIKLIIIGKKGYEALKRQYANYIDSYFELSKIHDEKLILQVKQKIMSAAYNLEVSNCVIYFNKFKNAMTQIMTRQQILPVEKSKDDSTVKKYHYEYEGETLISNLISLYVNSQINYALLQNRASEEGARMTAMENATNNANDLISKLVLKLNRSRQAIITKELIEIIAGSEAV